In Pseudomonadota bacterium, the genomic stretch GACAGGGTGGTGGAGCCACGCGAGCCGACGTCCCTCAGTCCCCTGGACGAGCTCCGCTTCGGTTCAGTCACGACGACCATCTGCCCTGCGGAGACGTTTTGGCGCCTGCTGCGTAATCGGGCAGCTGGGGGGGACGGTACGGGCCTGGCCTAGTACCGCTTGCGAGGGATTATGCTGGATTCCCGCCAGCGGGCGCCAGGGCTGGGGCCAAACGATCAGGATTCCTGTGGCGAGGCACTAGTCGGATTGCGCCCGCAGCGGGGATCGCCGGCGGCGTCGCAGCAACAGGACTGCTGCGACGCCAATGACGCCCAACGGGAATGACGGGAACGGGGCGCGCGCGACGGGGCCCAACCTGCAGCCGCACCCATCACCGGGCGCAGCCTCCGGGCCCGCGTCCGGGCTTGCTGGTGGAACCGCCGAAGCACGGCCCGCTGCGGCGTCGATGGGCAGGGCGGCGTCGACGCCGGCATCCAAGGACCCGGCACAGATCACCGAGGGCGTGCCAGCTGGGGGGCCCAGGCCGGACGCGTCCGGTGTTCCGCCAGGGCACTGCTTGCCCACCGTACTGCAGGCACGAAGCCAAGCGTGAGGACAGCTGGCAGCCACACTGGTGCCGGGACGGCATGCAAGGGGACCGTCCAGGCCCTTCAGCTGCATGATCGGAGCGAACGTAACGGCCCGGTCCGTGGATAGCCCCAGGGCGTATCCGTGGTCTTCCTGGCTGGTACAGGCGTAAACACCCCTTTCGGTCCAGGTCAGGCACTGCACCGCCCCATGGAAGATCTTGCGGAACCGAAAATCCTGCGTGGGGGCCATCCAAATGCCGAGGATGGTGCAATCGACCGGTTTATCAGGCAGCAACCGCTTGCCGAACCCCACCAGCACGGTCGAGCCATCAGGGGACAGCGCAAACCCGGGCAGCTTGGCCCTGCCTCGTATCACCTGCCGCCAGCGACGGCCGCCGTCGGCCGAATAGAGCAGGCTGTCGTGTTCTGTGCCGCTGAGCCGCACGTAGACGCTGTCGGGATCGGTCGAGGCAACCGCCGTCACAAAGGGTGGGTTCTGTGCGTCGCTTCCGGGAATCGGCCACGGGGTCCAGCTCTTGCCTCGATCATCGCTACGTAGCAGCACGCCTCGCGGCACCCCGCCGGCCGGCGTTTCAAGCGCGCTCAGGTAGATGCGGCCTCTGTCGCTGGGGGCGGCTTCGAAGGCGAACACGATGTTGTCCCCGCGCGGCGCCGGACCTAGCTGCGTCCAGGTCTCTCCGTTGTCGAGCGTCTCCCAGACCCGGATGGCGAACTGGGCACTCGGGAGCAATTCCGTGGTTAGCGCTAGCGCCCTGGCGCGATCGGTTGGGTTGACGGTTACGTCGATCACCTCCTCGGTGCTGATCGCACCCTGAGCCAACTGCCAGCTGCAGCCCGAGTCCCTCGACCGGGCCATTCCATCGAAGATCCCCGCCAGCAGGTTGCCGTTTGCCATGAGCCCGAGCGCAGGATCCTCCACGTCCCCGTAGCCCACAGCCTGCTCGCAAACCCACGACCAGCTCCCTCCCCCATCCGAGCTCGTGAGGATCCCATAAGTTGCCCGTAGCACCAGGTGCTGGGGGTTCGCGGGGTCCTCGATGAGCTGCTGGGCGGTGGGAAAGCGTCCGTTCGCTGTGGCCCTTGCGCTCGTTAGCGACGCCAGCACGCTCGCCACCAGCACCCAGCGCCTGATGTCATGCAGTGGCCCGGTGCGCACCAGGGGACTTCGGGCTTGCATCGGAGGTCGCGGTGGACGTTCACGCATGGGGCTTGTTCCTCCTGGTCCTTCAACCGCGTGACGGCGTTGCTGCGGGTATTTCGAGCAGGAGCACCACAGCCAGCGGCGTCTGGAGCCTGCGAGGTGGGCAGGTTCTTGTGTGGCAGGTCCTTACTTGGTGGCTTGCATGCGGGAGGTGGCCCGGCGATTCTCTTTTAAGGGGCAGTGCGCGGGCGCCCCCCAAAGTGCTCTTTGCCCGCCACCGTACCCATCGATAGCGTACGTGAGCCGTGGCGCCACCAGGGAATTGCCGGTCGACGACAGCCCCGAGGCTGTCGGATCCGCGTTGTACGCCGAATACTGTCGCAGGCATCCGGGCACCAGCTTTGCCGCTTTCGCCCACATAGTGCGGCAAGGGGTTGTGTGGTGGGCCGAGCTCGATCTCGAGGCCGTTCATCGTAGCGCAGGCTACCCGAGTGAAGCCGCACGTCCAGCTTGTCTGACCGCCCAGCTGCAGCAGCTGCTGGATCGACTCTGCTCGCTCGTGGCGCTCGACCCGCTCACCGGGCTGTTCAACCGTCGCTATCTCGATCACCGGATTAGGCAGGAGCTGCGTCGCTCGAAGCGCGAGCAGCGACCCTGCTCCCTGCTGGTGGTGGATGCGGACGATTTCAAGCGCATCAACGACACGTACGGCCACTCCGTAGGGGATGCCGTACTGCGGCGGGTTGCCACCGTTCTGCGACGGAGCATGCGTGCGAGCGACGATGTATCCGCTCGTTTCGGTGGAGAGGAATTCGTCGTCCTGCTCCCCAGCACGCCGGCGGCGGGCGCCCTCGGCGCGGCCCATCGCTTGCGCCGGGAAGTGCAAGCCGCGGTGACCCCTGCCCCGCGCGGCCCCATAGAGATCACCGTGAGCATCGGGATGGCTACGTTTGATCCGCGCGAAGAGATCCCGACCGTGGAACAGTTCTTGGGTCAGGCGGACGAAGCACTGTACGCGGCCAAGGCCGCCGGCAAGAACACCGTCAAGGTCCACAAGCCCGAGGCCTCGGGGCTCGATGCCGTCAGCCTTGAAGAGAAGGACGCCCTGCTACGATGAGAACCGTAACGATTTCGAGCGGGAAGGGAGGCGTCGGAAAGTCCAACGTCGCAGTCAATCTAGGTCTTGCCCTCGCTCAAGACGGCAAGAGGGTGCTGCTTTTCGATGCGGATCTTGGACTCGCCAATCTCGATATTCTCTTTGGCTTCAGCAGCAAGCGTTCCGTTGCCGACATCGTCGACGCCTCGCACGACATCCGAGACGTGTTGCTCGACGGGCCACATGGCCTCAGGGTATTGCCCGCAAGCTCGGGGGTGCTTGACCTCGAGCGCCTGAGCGCCGACCAGCGGCTGCAGATCATCGAGTGTATTCAAGAAGCTTCCGAGGACTTCGATTTGCTGATCGTCGACACCGGCGCCGGCTTGACCGACAACGTGCTCTTCTTCGCGAGCTCTGCCGACGACGTGGTAATCGTGACTACCCCCGAGCCGACGGCGATGGCCGACAGCTACGCGCTGATCAAGGTCCTGAATCGCGGCAAGTATAGTGGCCGCTTCACCCTGCTGGTGAATCGAGTCTCCGATCCGGCACAAGGTGTGGCGGTCCACGAGCGCCTGTCCAGCGTGAGCCGACGCTTTCTCGGTGTGCAGCTGCACTTCTATGGGTCGCTCATGCACGACGCCGCACTGGAAGCCGCTGTTCGTCTCAGGCAGCCGGTCATGGTCAGCCACCCCAACTCCACTATCGCCGGTGCCTTCCGATCGCTAGCTGGTCGCTTTGACGAAGCATTCCCGACCGGGGAAGGGATGTCAGGAGCCGGCTTCTGGAACCGGTGGCTGCAGAACCGTACAGCCGAACGGGCGGCGATGCGTCGTTGACGCACTCCTGTGCCCGGACTTGCTTCAGCGTATACAGTGCCTGCGGCGAGCATGAACGAATACGAAGCACAGGCATTGCACGCTATACACGCCTGGAAGACCGCGGAGCGCAGCTGGTTCGGCAGGGCAAGCGAGCTTGCCGGCAGGCCCTTCGACTTGGCGGGCGAGGCTGCTCTGCGCGTGCCTGGCGCGGGAAAGCTGCTCGAGCAGGGCATTGGAGGCATGGTATCGCTTCTCAACGAAGCGGCACATTGGAGTGTTCGCCCCGATGCCATTCACGAGGAGTACCGAAGAGCCGGTTCCGTGGATGTGCGCGAGGGTACGGACGTCCAACGGCTGGGCCTGCATGCTGTCGACCGCGTCATCGGAACGCTGTCGGTCAAGTACCGGACTGCTGCCGCGCTCGAGGGAACGACCGCCGGCATGATCGGCTTGCCAGGGATTCCCGCGGATGTGATCGCGTTGACGGCAGTCAACCTGAGGGCCATCGGCGAGTATGCGACGTACTGCGGCTTCGATCTGGCGTCCCAAAGAGAGAAGCTGTTCGCTCTGCACATCATGAGCCTCGCGTCCAGCCGTTCCCACCAGGGCGAGGGACTGGCCTTGTCGCAGCTCGCCAGAATCGCTCAAGACGCGGCCCAGCGACGAGCCTGGGATGACCTCGAGAAGCACGTCCTTGCGACCATCCTGCAGCGCGTCGCGCGAGCGCTTGGTGCACGACTCACCAAAGCCAAGATGGCGCAGCTCTTGCCGGCCGTGGGCGCGCTCGTCGGAGGCGGTTTCAACGCCCGCTTCACCGGCAGGGTCTGCGACGTCGCCTACTTCCTGTATCGAGAGAGGTTCTTGGCGAAAAAATACGGTGCCGAGATCATTGCCCGCGCCAGCCCGGACCCTCGATTCGCACGCTACCCAGAGGAGTACGAAGGCCAGTGGCGCTGACGGCAGCACTTGGCTAGCCCGCATCGCGATAGTTCAGGCAACGAACTCTGCGGCCTTCGATCTCGTACAGCGCCGGCACGGTGCTTGTGCACTCGCGCATGGCGACCGGGCAGCGCGGGTGAAAACGGCACCCGCCCGGCGGAGCCACTGCGTTCGGGACCTCGCCTTGCAGGATCACGCGCTCGCGCCTCGAGCCCGGATCGGACCTTGGCAACGACGAAATCAAGGCCTGTGTGTATGGATGCATCGGAGCTCGAAGCACCTGCTCGCTTGGGCCGAGTTCCACGATCTGACCCAGATACATCACCGCAACGGCGTGCGCGATGTGGCCGACCAGCAACAGATCGTGCGTGATGAACAGGTAGCTGAGCCCGTACTCATCGCGCAGGTCCAAGAACAAATTGAGGACTTGCGCCTGCACGCTGACATCAAGGGCCGAGACCGGCTCGTCGCACACGATGAAACTCGGTTTCGGCGCCAGCGCCCGGGCCAAGCCCGCGCGCTGGCGCTCGCCTCCCGAGAGCTCGTGCGGATAGCGGGAGGCGTAGCCGCTCGGCAGCCCCACCCGCTCGAGAAGCTCCTGTGTCGCAGATCGCAGCGTCGCGCGCGTGGCACGGCCGTGAAGCAACAGCACCGACCCGACCGCGTCACCGATGGTCTGGCGTGGGTTGAGGCTCGAATGAGGATCCTGAAAGACGATCTGCATCTGGCTGCGGGCCCGACGCAGAGCCCTGCTGTCGAGCTGCAGCAAGTCTTGGCCCCGGAAGTGCACCCGCCCCGAGTCGGGCTCTACGAGGCGAAGAATCGCGCGGCCGGTCGTGCTCTTGCCGCAGCCGCTCTCGCCAACCAATCCGAGCGTCCGACCACGATGCAGCTCGAACGAAACGCCG encodes the following:
- a CDS encoding GGDEF domain-containing protein, producing the protein MSRGATRELPVDDSPEAVGSALYAEYCRRHPGTSFAAFAHIVRQGVVWWAELDLEAVHRSAGYPSEAARPACLTAQLQQLLDRLCSLVALDPLTGLFNRRYLDHRIRQELRRSKREQRPCSLLVVDADDFKRINDTYGHSVGDAVLRRVATVLRRSMRASDDVSARFGGEEFVVLLPSTPAAGALGAAHRLRREVQAAVTPAPRGPIEITVSIGMATFDPREEIPTVEQFLGQADEALYAAKAAGKNTVKVHKPEASGLDAVSLEEKDALLR
- a CDS encoding MinD/ParA family protein, with translation MRTVTISSGKGGVGKSNVAVNLGLALAQDGKRVLLFDADLGLANLDILFGFSSKRSVADIVDASHDIRDVLLDGPHGLRVLPASSGVLDLERLSADQRLQIIECIQEASEDFDLLIVDTGAGLTDNVLFFASSADDVVIVTTPEPTAMADSYALIKVLNRGKYSGRFTLLVNRVSDPAQGVAVHERLSSVSRRFLGVQLHFYGSLMHDAALEAAVRLRQPVMVSHPNSTIAGAFRSLAGRFDEAFPTGEGMSGAGFWNRWLQNRTAERAAMRR
- a CDS encoding EcsC family protein; its protein translation is MNEYEAQALHAIHAWKTAERSWFGRASELAGRPFDLAGEAALRVPGAGKLLEQGIGGMVSLLNEAAHWSVRPDAIHEEYRRAGSVDVREGTDVQRLGLHAVDRVIGTLSVKYRTAAALEGTTAGMIGLPGIPADVIALTAVNLRAIGEYATYCGFDLASQREKLFALHIMSLASSRSHQGEGLALSQLARIAQDAAQRRAWDDLEKHVLATILQRVARALGARLTKAKMAQLLPAVGALVGGGFNARFTGRVCDVAYFLYRERFLAKKYGAEIIARASPDPRFARYPEEYEGQWR
- a CDS encoding ATP-binding cassette domain-containing protein, encoding MTDPLLRVEQLKKHFAVQLGSLRRRVARVKAVDGVSFELHRGRTLGLVGESGCGKSTTGRAILRLVEPDSGRVHFRGQDLLQLDSRALRRARSQMQIVFQDPHSSLNPRQTIGDAVGSVLLLHGRATRATLRSATQELLERVGLPSGYASRYPHELSGGERQRAGLARALAPKPSFIVCDEPVSALDVSVQAQVLNLFLDLRDEYGLSYLFITHDLLLVGHIAHAVAVMYLGQIVELGPSEQVLRAPMHPYTQALISSLPRSDPGSRRERVILQGEVPNAVAPPGGCRFHPRCPVAMRECTSTVPALYEIEGRRVRCLNYRDAG